A region of Lichenibacterium dinghuense DNA encodes the following proteins:
- a CDS encoding AMP-binding protein, with product MLDQPQRPRDRRPARRKVVAPARFNIGAAVLDRWAALDPDRPAVIDLHGSRPTVDSFGALKRRSDRLALAMRRLGVAPGDRVAVFLPQGADALVAQCAAYKLGAIVLPLAAVFGAEALAYRFADAGVTLAVTDADGAAKIAAIRPAPAALRAVVSVDGRDGAVLGLDEIVEREAGDFAPLDTSIEDPALMIYTSGTTGQPKGALHAHRVLAGHVPGVLYSHAGFPAQGSGSGELMWTPADWAWAGGLLNAVLPALHEGVPVVAMRSRGFDAEAVFRLLRDHPVTRAFVPPTALRMLRAAAPDGDRAATRLRSVTSAGEALGEETGAWARRAFCCPVDDVYGQTECNYVLGSSAARGIVRAGAIGRATPGHDVAVLRDDGSRCAPGEPGTIAVRRPDPTLFLGYWGRPEATAAKFVGGWMTTGDRAAADADGYVSFLGRDDDVITSSGFRIGPVEIEESLIRHPAVAAAAVVGVPDPLRTEIVKAWVVPRDGVAPSDALAEEIKLFVRTRLSAHEYPREVAFVPDLPMTVTGKVMRRMLRERG from the coding sequence ATGCTCGACCAACCTCAGCGTCCCCGCGACCGCCGACCGGCGCGGCGGAAGGTCGTCGCGCCGGCGCGCTTCAACATCGGCGCGGCGGTGCTCGACCGCTGGGCCGCGCTGGACCCGGACCGCCCGGCGGTAATCGACCTCCACGGCTCCCGTCCCACCGTCGACAGCTTCGGCGCGCTGAAGCGCCGGTCCGACCGCCTCGCGCTGGCGATGCGGCGCCTCGGCGTCGCGCCGGGCGACCGCGTCGCCGTGTTCCTGCCTCAGGGCGCGGACGCGCTGGTGGCGCAGTGCGCCGCCTACAAGCTCGGCGCGATCGTGCTGCCTCTGGCCGCGGTCTTCGGCGCCGAGGCCCTGGCCTACCGCTTCGCCGACGCCGGCGTGACCCTCGCCGTGACCGACGCGGACGGCGCCGCGAAGATCGCCGCGATCCGCCCGGCGCCCGCCGCCCTGCGGGCCGTGGTGTCGGTGGACGGGCGGGACGGCGCCGTGCTGGGCCTCGACGAGATCGTCGAGCGCGAGGCGGGGGACTTCGCCCCCCTCGACACCTCGATCGAGGACCCGGCCCTGATGATCTACACCTCGGGCACCACGGGCCAGCCCAAGGGCGCGCTGCACGCCCACCGGGTGCTGGCCGGGCACGTGCCGGGCGTCCTCTACTCCCACGCGGGCTTCCCCGCCCAGGGATCCGGCTCGGGCGAGCTGATGTGGACGCCGGCCGATTGGGCCTGGGCGGGCGGGCTCCTCAACGCCGTGCTGCCCGCCCTGCACGAGGGCGTGCCGGTCGTGGCGATGCGCAGCCGCGGCTTCGACGCCGAGGCGGTGTTCCGCCTGCTGCGCGACCACCCCGTGACGCGCGCCTTCGTGCCGCCGACCGCGCTGCGGATGCTGCGCGCCGCGGCGCCGGACGGGGATCGCGCCGCCACGCGCCTGCGCAGCGTCACCTCGGCCGGCGAAGCGCTCGGGGAGGAGACGGGCGCCTGGGCGCGGCGCGCCTTCTGCTGCCCGGTCGACGACGTCTACGGGCAGACCGAGTGCAACTACGTGCTGGGCTCCTCGGCGGCGCGGGGGATCGTCAGGGCCGGCGCGATCGGCCGCGCCACGCCGGGCCACGACGTCGCGGTGCTCCGCGACGACGGCAGCCGCTGCGCGCCGGGCGAGCCCGGCACGATCGCGGTGCGGCGGCCCGACCCCACGCTGTTCCTCGGCTACTGGGGCCGGCCCGAGGCCACCGCGGCCAAGTTCGTCGGCGGCTGGATGACCACGGGCGACCGCGCCGCGGCGGACGCCGACGGTTACGTCAGCTTCCTCGGCCGCGACGACGACGTCATCACCTCGTCGGGCTTCCGCATCGGCCCGGTCGAGATCGAGGAGAGCCTGATCCGCCACCCCGCCGTCGCGGCCGCGGCGGTGGTGGGGGTGCCCGACCCGCTGCGCACCGAGATCGTGAAGGCCTGGGTGGTGCCGCGCGACGGCGTCGCGCCCTCGGACGCGCTGGCCGAGGAGATCAAGCTCTTCGTCCGCACGCGGCTGTCGGCCCACGAATATCCGCGCGAGGTGGCCTTCGTGCCGGACCTGCCGATGACCGTCACCGGCAAGGTCATGCGGCGAATGCTGCGCGAGCGGGGCTGA
- a CDS encoding RNA pyrophosphohydrolase, whose protein sequence is MTEASLPYRPNVGIALFNAAGLVFAGTAVNDGPEVVRTGYEWQMPQGGIDPDEDIEAAARRELWEETGISEVSVLAVTEDWWPYDFPPYGGRAHKLSAFRGQTQRWAALRFEGDEAAIDLTRPPAGCVVEFTSWAWVPLRSLPARVMPHKRANYERVVEAFGRFAG, encoded by the coding sequence ATGACCGAGGCTTCCCTGCCCTATCGACCCAACGTCGGCATCGCGCTGTTCAACGCGGCGGGGCTGGTCTTCGCCGGCACGGCGGTGAACGACGGGCCCGAGGTGGTGCGGACCGGCTACGAGTGGCAGATGCCGCAGGGCGGCATCGACCCCGACGAGGACATCGAGGCGGCGGCGCGGCGGGAGCTGTGGGAGGAGACGGGGATCTCGGAGGTGTCGGTGCTGGCCGTGACGGAGGACTGGTGGCCCTACGACTTCCCGCCCTACGGCGGGCGGGCGCACAAGCTCAGCGCCTTCCGCGGCCAGACGCAGCGCTGGGCGGCGCTGCGGTTCGAGGGCGACGAGGCCGCGATCGACCTGACCCGTCCGCCGGCCGGCTGCGTGGTGGAGTTCACGTCCTGGGCCTGGGTGCCGCTGCGGTCGCTCCCCGCGCGCGTGATGCCGCACAAGCGGGCCAACTACGAGCGCGTGGTGGAGGCGTTCGGACGGTTCGCGGGGTGA
- a CDS encoding IS5 family transposase (programmed frameshift), which produces MWTPATREQHSRSELRYSTDLTDAEWAVIEPLLPPGNPLGRPRLWSLREIVNGIFYVLRGGVPWRLLPKDLPPKSTVYGYFSAWRDEGLFAGINHHLVMLDRERAGREASPTAAVLDSQSVKTTESGGPRGYDAGKKVKGRKRRPLVDTDGRALVLDPQPADVQDRDGAVPVLKQSRRSYPFIAKAFADAGYAGDKPDSATLIAVEIVRKPPGQVGFVVHPRRWVVERFFAWISRNRRLWKDPEATIASAKAFLYAASVMMLLRRIGCAA; this is translated from the exons ATGTGGACCCCGGCCACCCGCGAGCAGCATAGCCGCTCCGAACTCCGCTACTCAACCGATCTGACCGACGCCGAATGGGCCGTCATCGAACCGCTGTTGCCGCCCGGCAACCCGCTCGGACGGCCCCGGCTGTGGTCGTTGCGGGAGATTGTGAACGGCATTTTCTATGTGCTGCGGGGCGGCGTTCCCTGGCGCCTGTTGCCGAAGGACCTGCCCCCGAAGAGCACGGTGTACGGCTACTTCAGCGCGTGGCGCGATGAGGGCCTGTTCGCCGGCATCAACCACCATCTCGTCATGCTGGATCGCGAGCGGGCCGGGCGAGAGGCTTCGCCCACCGCGGCCGTGCTCGACAGCCAGAGCGTGAAGACCACGGAGAGCGGCGGTCCGCGGGGCTACGACGCGGGCAAGAAGGTGAAGGGTCGCAAGCGCCGGC CCCTGGTCGACACGGACGGCCGCGCCCTGGTGCTCGACCCGCAGCCGGCCGACGTGCAGGACCGCGACGGGGCCGTGCCGGTGCTCAAGCAGTCACGCCGTTCATATCCTTTCATCGCCAAGGCCTTCGCCGACGCGGGCTACGCCGGCGACAAGCCGGACAGCGCCACGCTCATCGCCGTCGAGATCGTCCGCAAACCACCCGGGCAGGTCGGCTTCGTGGTTCACCCCCGGCGATGGGTGGTTGAGCGCTTCTTCGCCTGGATCAGCCGCAATCGACGCCTCTGGAAGGATCCGGAGGCCACAATCGCATCCGCAAAGGCCTTCCTCTACGCTGCGTCCGTCATGATGCTGCTACGTCGCATAGGTTGCGCAGCCTGA
- a CDS encoding GAF domain-containing protein: MTPLPPLRVGDADRLAALDGFGILDTPEEAGFDDVVHLACRLCAAPVALVSLVAGDRQWFKARLGFPPCQTDLNSSVCAHALATPERLLVIPDLREDPRTAANPLVTGDPFLRFYAGAPLVTPEGQVLGTLCVIDHKPRPNGLTDRQADDLRALARQVMAQLELRRAIAHRDAVREEERQAFRAREALRDAQAAVVAADGDLDSVLAAVVRGALHTVPAADGGAVELVDGADLEYRAAAGTLAPHVGLRVPLAGSLAGHCATSRVPQRMADAALDPHIRRDLAERLGLRSAIVTPVLRGDVVLGALKLQSAEPDAFTERDLELLGLLAGVATAGLATAEAGALIRAKDVYWRGLFDRLSEGFLVAEVVRDRTGAIADWRYLEINPAWGALVGVDPATVVGRTIREVFPGVEDAWVDEFADVVRTGEPAAFTRQVGTLRRWYEGRAFALGGDRFGVLFLEVTARVEAERRRDALLGLGDHLRDAADRDEIATAAATAVGEALGLSRAGYCSVDADRETIAVEQDWRLPGLPSIAGEHRFRDYGSYIEQLKRGETVIVHDVRTDPRTAADADSLAAVQCRALFNLPVMERGRFVGLLFALCGEPRAWTDEEARFLREVADRTRAAVARAEAEEQQRLLNGELAHRLKNTLAIVQSIATQTLRGVTERDIVQAFDRRVLALSRAHDALVQRSWSSAGMRAVMEGVLTLQADIGRFRFDGPDMDVSADAAMSLSLLMHELATNALKYGALSAASGTVRVAWRTEEAAEPMLALKWAESGGPPTQPPSGRTGFGSKLIRMGLLGTRDADIRYEVSGLQAAFKAPLAQVRA, translated from the coding sequence ATGACTCCTCTACCGCCGCTTCGCGTCGGCGACGCGGACCGCCTGGCTGCGCTCGACGGCTTCGGCATCCTCGACACGCCCGAAGAGGCCGGCTTCGACGACGTCGTCCATCTCGCCTGCCGCCTCTGCGCCGCGCCGGTGGCGTTGGTCAGCCTCGTCGCGGGCGACCGGCAGTGGTTCAAGGCACGCCTCGGCTTCCCACCCTGCCAGACCGACCTGAACAGCTCGGTCTGCGCCCATGCCCTCGCCACGCCGGAGCGGCTGCTCGTCATCCCCGACCTCCGCGAGGACCCGCGCACGGCCGCGAATCCGCTCGTCACCGGAGACCCGTTCCTGCGCTTCTACGCCGGCGCCCCTCTGGTCACCCCGGAGGGGCAGGTGCTCGGCACGCTCTGCGTCATCGACCACAAGCCTCGCCCGAACGGCCTGACGGACCGGCAGGCCGACGACCTCAGGGCGCTCGCCCGTCAAGTGATGGCTCAATTGGAACTCCGCCGCGCCATCGCGCACCGGGACGCCGTGCGGGAGGAGGAACGGCAGGCCTTCCGGGCGCGGGAAGCGCTGCGCGACGCGCAGGCCGCCGTGGTCGCGGCCGACGGCGACCTCGACTCCGTGTTGGCGGCCGTGGTTCGCGGCGCGCTGCACACCGTGCCGGCGGCCGACGGCGGCGCCGTCGAGCTGGTCGACGGCGCGGACCTCGAATACCGCGCCGCCGCCGGGACCCTCGCGCCCCACGTCGGGCTGCGCGTGCCGCTCGCCGGCAGCCTCGCCGGGCACTGCGCGACCAGCCGCGTCCCGCAGCGGATGGCCGATGCCGCCCTCGATCCTCACATCCGCCGCGACCTCGCCGAGCGTCTCGGCCTCCGCTCGGCCATCGTCACGCCCGTGCTGCGCGGCGACGTCGTCCTGGGCGCCTTGAAGCTTCAATCGGCCGAGCCGGATGCCTTCACCGAGCGCGACCTGGAACTGCTCGGCCTGCTCGCCGGCGTGGCGACGGCCGGCCTCGCGACCGCGGAGGCGGGCGCGCTGATCCGCGCCAAGGACGTGTACTGGCGGGGGCTGTTCGACCGCCTGAGCGAGGGCTTCCTCGTCGCCGAGGTCGTGCGGGACCGGACCGGCGCCATCGCGGATTGGCGCTACCTGGAGATCAACCCGGCCTGGGGCGCCCTGGTGGGCGTGGATCCCGCCACGGTCGTCGGCCGCACCATCCGCGAGGTATTCCCGGGCGTCGAGGACGCTTGGGTGGACGAGTTCGCCGACGTCGTCCGGACCGGCGAGCCGGCCGCCTTCACGCGCCAGGTGGGCACGCTCCGGCGCTGGTACGAGGGGCGCGCCTTCGCCCTCGGCGGCGACCGCTTCGGCGTGCTGTTTCTGGAGGTGACGGCCCGCGTCGAGGCGGAGCGCCGGCGCGACGCGCTGCTCGGCCTCGGCGACCATCTCCGCGACGCGGCCGACAGGGACGAGATCGCAACCGCAGCGGCTACCGCCGTCGGCGAGGCGCTCGGCCTCAGCCGCGCCGGTTACTGTTCCGTGGACGCTGACCGCGAAACCATCGCGGTCGAACAGGACTGGCGCCTGCCAGGACTGCCGAGCATCGCCGGTGAGCATCGCTTCCGGGATTACGGCAGCTACATCGAGCAGCTCAAGCGCGGCGAGACGGTGATCGTGCACGACGTCCGCACCGACCCGCGCACCGCCGCCGACGCCGACAGCCTGGCCGCCGTCCAGTGCCGAGCCCTGTTCAACCTGCCCGTCATGGAACGGGGTCGTTTCGTGGGCCTGCTGTTCGCGCTCTGCGGCGAGCCGCGCGCCTGGACGGACGAGGAAGCGCGCTTCCTGCGCGAGGTGGCAGACCGCACGCGGGCCGCGGTGGCCCGTGCCGAGGCCGAGGAGCAGCAGCGCCTGCTCAACGGCGAGCTGGCCCACCGCCTCAAGAACACCCTCGCCATCGTGCAGTCGATCGCCACCCAGACCCTGCGCGGCGTGACGGAGCGCGACATCGTCCAGGCTTTCGACAGGCGCGTCCTGGCGCTGTCGCGCGCCCACGACGCGCTCGTGCAGAGGAGCTGGTCGAGCGCGGGAATGCGCGCCGTCATGGAGGGCGTGCTCACCCTGCAGGCGGACATCGGCCGCTTCCGCTTCGACGGGCCCGACATGGACGTCAGCGCCGACGCGGCCATGTCGCTGTCGCTGCTGATGCACGAACTCGCCACCAACGCCCTCAAATACGGTGCCCTCTCGGCCGCCAGCGGCACGGTGCGCGTCGCGTGGCGCACGGAGGAGGCGGCGGAGCCGATGCTGGCGCTGAAATGGGCCGAGAGCGGCGGCCCGCCGACGCAGCCGCCGAGCGGCCGGACGGGCTTCGGCTCGAAGCTGATCCGCATGGGGCTGCTCGGAACGCGCGATGCGGACATACGTTATGAGGTTTCGGGTCTGCAGGCCGCCTTCAAGGCGCCGCTGGCACAGGTCCGGGCGTAG
- a CDS encoding response regulator: MTEYRSDGPTFVLVVEDNPVLTLALVDFVEEAGCEAVEASSVDEAIRILESRTDIRTVFTDLDMRGSTAGMKLALSIRDRWPPIELLLISSQPWKDDELPHRGVLIGKPFDRRRIVDQLRRFAA, translated from the coding sequence ATGACAGAGTACCGCTCGGACGGTCCCACCTTCGTGCTCGTCGTCGAGGACAATCCCGTCCTGACCCTGGCGCTGGTCGACTTCGTCGAGGAGGCCGGCTGCGAGGCCGTCGAGGCGTCGAGCGTGGACGAGGCGATCCGCATCCTGGAAAGCCGCACCGACATCCGCACGGTCTTCACAGACCTGGACATGCGCGGCTCCACGGCCGGCATGAAGCTCGCGCTGTCGATCCGGGACCGCTGGCCGCCGATCGAGCTGCTGCTGATCTCGTCGCAGCCTTGGAAGGACGACGAACTGCCGCACAGGGGCGTGCTGATCGGCAAGCCCTTCGACCGGCGCAGGATCGTCGACCAGTTGCGTCGTTTCGCGGCCTGA
- a CDS encoding class I SAM-dependent RNA methyltransferase: MTFDAVRLAIDHLGRRGEGVAHADGGTVYVPYALPGETVLAERDGERGRVVETLVARPDRLDPVCPYYGTCGGCAVQTLPPPDYLAWKRDLVVTALAKAGLDAPVAPTLDAHGAGRRRATFHSRLEAPRAPPRVGFMQARAHAIVDLEFCPILSPGMAGALPAARRVAAILSQSGRPLDIVVTATDTGLDLDLRGLGKASDDQARALISAAAALDLARLSNHGEVLVEARAPTLRMGRAALQMPPGAFLQATEAGEEALAARVRAGVDGAKRVADLFCGVGTFALRLGEAAAVTAVDSERAAMAALVRAAAAAPGLRQPKSEVRDLFKRPLAAAELAGFDAVVFDPPRAGAAAQAAEIARSGVPRVVAVSCDPGTFARDAAALVAGGYRIEGVEPVDQFRYSAHVELVALFTRPAAPAKKRRLLS, translated from the coding sequence GTGACGTTTGACGCCGTCCGCCTCGCCATCGACCACCTCGGGCGCCGCGGGGAGGGCGTGGCGCACGCGGACGGCGGAACCGTCTACGTGCCCTACGCCCTGCCGGGCGAGACCGTGCTGGCCGAGCGGGACGGCGAGCGCGGCCGCGTGGTCGAGACGCTGGTGGCCCGGCCCGACCGCCTCGACCCGGTCTGCCCCTACTACGGCACCTGCGGGGGCTGCGCCGTGCAGACGCTCCCCCCGCCCGACTACCTCGCCTGGAAGCGCGACCTCGTCGTCACCGCGCTCGCCAAGGCGGGGCTCGACGCCCCGGTGGCGCCGACGCTCGACGCCCACGGGGCCGGGCGGCGCCGCGCCACCTTCCATTCGCGGCTGGAGGCCCCGCGCGCCCCGCCGCGCGTCGGCTTCATGCAGGCGCGCGCCCACGCCATCGTCGACCTGGAGTTCTGCCCCATCCTGTCGCCCGGCATGGCGGGGGCGCTGCCGGCGGCGCGGCGGGTGGCCGCCATCCTCAGCCAGTCCGGCCGGCCGCTCGACATCGTCGTCACAGCCACCGACACGGGGCTCGACCTCGACCTGCGCGGCCTCGGCAAGGCGTCCGACGATCAGGCGCGCGCGCTGATCTCGGCCGCGGCGGCCCTCGACCTCGCGCGCCTGTCGAACCACGGCGAGGTGCTGGTGGAGGCGCGCGCGCCGACCCTGCGCATGGGCCGCGCCGCGCTTCAGATGCCGCCCGGCGCCTTCCTGCAGGCCACGGAGGCGGGCGAGGAGGCTCTGGCGGCCCGCGTGCGCGCCGGCGTCGACGGGGCGAAGCGGGTGGCGGACCTGTTCTGCGGCGTCGGCACCTTCGCGCTGCGGCTCGGCGAGGCCGCAGCCGTGACGGCGGTGGATTCCGAGCGCGCCGCCATGGCGGCCCTGGTGCGGGCCGCCGCCGCGGCGCCGGGCCTGCGCCAGCCGAAGTCCGAGGTGCGCGACCTGTTCAAGCGCCCGCTCGCCGCGGCCGAGCTCGCCGGTTTCGACGCCGTGGTGTTCGACCCGCCCCGCGCCGGCGCCGCCGCGCAGGCGGCCGAGATCGCGAGATCCGGCGTGCCGCGCGTCGTGGCGGTGAGCTGCGACCCCGGCACCTTCGCGCGCGACGCGGCGGCGCTGGTGGCGGGCGGCTACCGGATCGAGGGCGTCGAGCCGGTCGACCAGTTCCGGTATTCGGCGCACGTCGAGTTGGTGGCGCTGTTCACGCGGCCGGCCGCGCCGGCGAAGAAGCGGAGGCTGCTGTCGTAG
- a CDS encoding TlyA family RNA methyltransferase encodes MTPNAATAETARRADLALVAAGLFESRARAAEAIAAGLVTADGAPVAKPASRVPAGAVLRATAPHPYVSRGGVKLAAGLDLFGLDPAGLACLDVGASTGGFTDVLLRRGAAHVTAVDVGRDQLHPSLRAHPRVTSRESTDVRALALDAPVDLVVCDASFVSLRVVLPPALALAAPRGALVALVKPQFEAGRAALKKGIVRDPAVHAAVCRDAAALVEGEGWDVLGLHPSPISGGDGNAEFLLGARRRDV; translated from the coding sequence ATGACGCCGAACGCCGCCACAGCCGAGACCGCCCGGCGCGCCGACCTCGCCCTCGTGGCGGCGGGCCTCTTCGAGAGCCGCGCGCGCGCCGCCGAGGCCATCGCGGCGGGGCTCGTCACCGCCGACGGCGCGCCGGTCGCCAAACCGGCGAGCCGCGTGCCCGCCGGCGCGGTGCTCCGCGCCACCGCGCCCCACCCCTACGTGTCGCGCGGCGGCGTGAAGCTCGCCGCGGGGCTCGACCTCTTCGGCCTCGACCCCGCGGGCCTCGCCTGCCTCGACGTGGGGGCCTCCACCGGCGGCTTCACGGACGTGCTGCTGCGCCGGGGCGCGGCCCACGTCACCGCCGTCGACGTCGGCCGCGACCAGCTCCACCCCTCGCTGCGCGCCCACCCGCGCGTGACCTCGCGCGAGTCCACCGACGTGCGGGCGCTGGCGCTCGACGCGCCCGTCGACCTCGTCGTCTGCGACGCGAGCTTCGTGTCGCTGCGCGTCGTGCTGCCGCCCGCCCTCGCGCTCGCGGCGCCGCGCGGCGCCCTGGTGGCGCTGGTCAAGCCGCAGTTCGAGGCCGGGCGCGCCGCCCTCAAGAAGGGCATCGTGCGCGACCCCGCGGTCCACGCCGCCGTGTGCCGCGACGCCGCGGCGCTCGTCGAGGGCGAGGGCTGGGACGTCCTCGGCCTCCACCCGTCGCCGATCAGCGGCGGCGACGGCAACGCCGAATTCCTGCTCGGAGCCCGCCGCCGTGACGTTTGA
- the dxs gene encoding 1-deoxy-D-xylulose-5-phosphate synthase — protein sequence MTVSTPLLDQVDTPDALKRMSDADLRQVADELRAETISAVSVTGGHLGSALGVIELTVAIHAVFDTPADRVIWDVGHQAYPHKILTGRRSRIRTLRQAGGLSGFTKRSESEYDPFGAAHSSTSISAGLGMAAARDLAGGDNNVIAVIGDGSMSAGMAYEAMNNAGALKSRMLVVLNDNDMSIAPPVGAMSGYLARLVSGGAYRTVREFGKQLAGHLPKFFYDKARRTEEYARGFFTGGTLFEELGFYYVGPIDGHDMHQLLPVLRNIRDEAKGPVLLHIVTQKGKGYGPAEAAADKYHGVVAFDVVTGAQAKAKANAPAYQRVFGESLIKEADKDDKVVAITAAMPSGTGIDLFGQAHPTRTYDVGIAEQHAVTFAAGMATEGYKPFVAIYSTFLQRGYDQVVHDVCIQNLPVRFAMDRAGLVGADGPTHAGSFDLAFLGCLPNMTIMAAADEADLVHMVATQAAHDSGPSALRYPRGEGVGMEMPAVGVPLEIGKGRVIREGSKVAILSLGTRLAESLKAAETLAGMGLSTTVADARFAKPIDKDLVRSLAEKHDVLITIEEGSVGGFGSFVLQFLSDEGLMDGGLKVRTMVLPDTFIDHDKPDRMYASAGLDAKGIVAKVQDALGMGKAEDASKRTAPRAVPKAAG from the coding sequence GTGACCGTTTCCACGCCCCTTCTCGACCAAGTCGACACGCCTGACGCGCTGAAGCGCATGTCGGACGCCGACCTCCGCCAAGTGGCCGACGAGCTGCGTGCCGAAACCATCAGCGCCGTGTCGGTCACCGGCGGGCATCTCGGCTCGGCCCTCGGCGTCATCGAGCTGACGGTGGCGATCCATGCGGTGTTCGACACGCCCGCCGACCGCGTGATCTGGGACGTCGGTCACCAGGCCTATCCCCACAAGATCCTCACCGGCCGCCGCTCGCGCATCCGCACGCTCCGCCAGGCGGGAGGCCTGTCGGGATTCACGAAACGCTCCGAAAGCGAATACGATCCGTTCGGCGCGGCCCATTCCTCGACGTCGATCTCGGCCGGCCTCGGCATGGCGGCGGCGCGCGACCTCGCGGGCGGCGACAACAACGTCATCGCGGTGATCGGCGACGGCTCCATGTCGGCCGGCATGGCCTACGAGGCGATGAACAACGCCGGGGCGCTGAAGTCGCGCATGCTGGTCGTGCTCAACGACAACGACATGTCGATCGCGCCGCCCGTCGGCGCCATGTCGGGCTACCTCGCCCGCCTCGTGTCGGGCGGCGCCTACCGCACCGTGCGCGAGTTCGGCAAGCAGCTCGCCGGCCACCTGCCGAAGTTTTTCTACGACAAGGCGCGCCGCACCGAGGAATATGCCCGCGGATTCTTCACCGGCGGCACGCTGTTCGAGGAACTCGGCTTCTACTACGTCGGCCCGATCGACGGCCACGACATGCACCAGCTCCTGCCCGTGCTGCGCAACATCCGCGACGAGGCCAAGGGCCCCGTGCTGCTCCACATCGTGACCCAGAAGGGCAAGGGCTACGGCCCGGCCGAGGCCGCGGCCGACAAGTACCACGGCGTCGTGGCCTTCGACGTCGTCACCGGCGCCCAGGCCAAGGCCAAGGCCAACGCCCCGGCCTACCAGCGCGTGTTCGGCGAGTCCCTCATCAAGGAGGCCGACAAGGACGACAAGGTGGTGGCCATCACGGCCGCCATGCCGTCCGGCACCGGCATCGACCTGTTCGGCCAGGCGCATCCCACCCGCACCTACGACGTCGGCATCGCCGAGCAGCACGCCGTGACCTTCGCGGCCGGCATGGCGACCGAGGGCTACAAGCCCTTCGTGGCGATCTACTCGACCTTCCTGCAGCGCGGCTACGACCAGGTGGTCCACGACGTCTGCATCCAGAACCTGCCGGTGCGCTTCGCCATGGACCGCGCCGGCCTCGTCGGCGCCGACGGCCCGACCCACGCCGGCTCCTTCGACCTCGCCTTCCTGGGCTGCCTGCCCAACATGACCATCATGGCGGCGGCCGACGAGGCCGACCTCGTCCACATGGTCGCCACCCAGGCGGCGCACGACAGCGGCCCCTCCGCGCTGCGCTACCCGCGCGGCGAGGGCGTCGGCATGGAGATGCCGGCGGTCGGCGTGCCGCTCGAGATCGGCAAGGGGCGCGTGATCCGCGAGGGCTCCAAGGTCGCCATCCTGTCGCTCGGCACCCGCCTCGCCGAGTCGCTGAAGGCGGCCGAGACGCTCGCCGGCATGGGCCTCAGCACAACGGTCGCGGACGCGCGCTTCGCCAAGCCCATCGACAAGGACCTCGTGCGCTCGCTCGCCGAGAAGCACGACGTGCTGATCACCATCGAGGAGGGCTCGGTCGGCGGCTTCGGCTCCTTCGTGCTGCAGTTCCTGTCGGACGAGGGCCTGATGGACGGCGGGCTGAAGGTCCGCACCATGGTGCTGCCCGACACGTTCATCGACCACGACAAGCCCGACCGGATGTACGCCTCGGCCGGCCTCGACGCCAAGGGCATCGTGGCCAAGGTCCAGGACGCGCTCGGCATGGGCAAGGCCGAGGACGCGTCCAAGCGCACGGCGCCGCGCGCCGTGCCCAAGGCCGCGGGCTGA
- a CDS encoding HdeD family acid-resistance protein, whose product MTMTIPQSSRFTLRRGGLPPTEQLRANWGWFLALGVLALLAGFAALAIEGFATLVSVVTIGVMVGIVGVVEIVLGFRARGWGQALYWEISGLFYIAVGIFAWAEPVQASVVITLLLGAGLLAAGIVRLVSGFGHHDRMRGPLILSGLVTGLLGLIIVIGWPSNSLFVIGLLLGIELIFTGVNWIVFALRLRSHA is encoded by the coding sequence ATGACGATGACGATCCCGCAGTCGAGCCGCTTCACCCTGCGGCGGGGGGGCCTGCCGCCGACGGAACAGCTCCGGGCCAACTGGGGATGGTTCCTGGCGCTCGGCGTGCTGGCGCTCCTGGCCGGGTTCGCGGCGCTCGCCATCGAGGGCTTCGCCACCCTGGTGTCGGTGGTGACGATCGGCGTCATGGTCGGCATCGTCGGCGTGGTCGAGATCGTGCTGGGGTTCCGGGCGCGCGGCTGGGGCCAGGCGCTCTACTGGGAGATCAGCGGCCTGTTCTACATCGCGGTCGGCATCTTCGCCTGGGCCGAGCCCGTGCAGGCCTCCGTGGTCATCACGCTGCTGCTCGGCGCGGGGCTGCTCGCCGCCGGCATCGTGCGGCTCGTGTCGGGGTTCGGCCACCACGACCGCATGCGCGGGCCGCTGATCCTGTCCGGCCTCGTCACCGGGCTGCTCGGCCTCATCATCGTGATCGGCTGGCCCTCGAACAGCCTGTTCGTGATCGGCCTGCTGCTCGGCATCGAGCTGATCTTCACGGGGGTGAACTGGATCGTCTTCGCCCTGCGCCTGCGCTCCCACGCCTGA